A region from the Halomonas piscis genome encodes:
- the mpl gene encoding UDP-N-acetylmuramate:L-alanyl-gamma-D-glutamyl-meso-diaminopimelate ligase, giving the protein MHLHIIGICGTFMGSLALLARELGHRVSGSDANVYPPMSTQLENAGIALQEGYGAGNLDATTGAAPDLVIVGNALSRGNPEVEALLNRGLAYTSGAQWLGEHVLAGRKVIAVAGTHGKTTTASMLAWLLESAGQHPGFLIGGVPRNFGVSARLGGEDAPFVVEADEYDTAFFDKRSKFVHYRPTIAVLGNLEFDHADIFPDLAAIERQFHHLVRTVPGNGRLLVAGGQPALERVLEQGAWTPVERFGKEGDGEWQLALEHDDASRFRVTHAVANGDDAMVEWSLTGEYNGYNALAALAAAHACGVDLARGCAALSRFESPRRRQEVRGEVAGIQVIDDFAHHPTAIAATLDGLRAATAKGRLLAVIEPRSNTMRLGALKARLNKSVASADHAFWYQPPGLDWSLASLIAPQGERASLHDDIDALVAAAVGRAEAGDRIVVMSNGGFGGIHQRLLEALEAARAERRA; this is encoded by the coding sequence ATGCATCTGCATATTATCGGTATCTGCGGCACTTTCATGGGCAGCCTGGCGCTGCTGGCCCGGGAGCTTGGCCACCGGGTCAGCGGCTCCGACGCCAACGTCTACCCGCCCATGAGCACCCAGCTGGAAAACGCCGGTATTGCCCTGCAGGAGGGCTACGGCGCAGGCAATCTGGACGCTACCACCGGGGCCGCGCCGGACCTGGTCATAGTGGGCAATGCGCTGTCCCGGGGCAACCCCGAGGTCGAGGCGCTGCTCAATCGCGGGCTTGCCTATACCTCCGGCGCCCAGTGGCTGGGGGAGCACGTACTTGCCGGCCGCAAGGTGATAGCGGTGGCCGGCACCCACGGCAAGACCACCACGGCGAGCATGCTGGCCTGGCTTTTGGAGAGCGCGGGTCAGCATCCCGGCTTTCTGATCGGCGGAGTGCCGCGCAACTTCGGCGTGTCGGCACGCCTGGGCGGCGAGGACGCCCCCTTTGTGGTGGAGGCCGACGAGTACGACACGGCGTTTTTCGACAAGCGCTCCAAGTTCGTTCACTACCGGCCAACCATCGCCGTGCTGGGCAACCTGGAGTTTGACCACGCGGATATTTTCCCCGACCTGGCGGCGATAGAACGTCAGTTCCATCACCTGGTGCGCACCGTGCCGGGCAACGGCCGGCTGCTGGTGGCCGGCGGCCAGCCGGCGCTGGAGCGCGTATTGGAGCAGGGCGCCTGGACGCCGGTGGAGCGCTTTGGCAAGGAAGGCGATGGCGAATGGCAGCTGGCGCTCGAACACGACGATGCCAGCCGTTTTCGCGTGACGCACGCCGTGGCAAACGGGGACGATGCCATGGTCGAGTGGTCGCTTACCGGCGAATATAACGGCTATAACGCCCTGGCGGCGCTGGCCGCCGCCCACGCCTGCGGGGTGGACCTGGCCCGGGGCTGCGCCGCGCTTTCCCGCTTTGAAAGCCCCCGTCGGCGACAGGAAGTGCGCGGCGAGGTGGCCGGTATCCAGGTGATCGACGACTTTGCCCACCACCCCACGGCGATTGCCGCCACCCTTGACGGGCTGCGCGCGGCCACGGCCAAGGGGCGGCTTTTGGCGGTGATCGAGCCGCGCTCCAACACCATGCGCCTGGGCGCGCTCAAGGCGCGGCTCAACAAGAGCGTGGCCAGCGCCGACCACGCCTTCTGGTACCAGCCGCCGGGGCTCGACTGGTCGCTGGCGTCTCTGATTGCCCCCCAGGGCGAGCGCGCCAGCCTGCACGACGACATCGACGCGCTGGTGGCGGCGGCGGTCGGCCGCGCCGAGGCCGGAGACCGCATCGTGGTGATGTCCAACGGCGGCTTTGGCGGCATTCACCAGCGCCTGCTGGAGGCCCTTGAGGCGGCCCGCGCGGAGCGCCGGGCATGA
- a CDS encoding flavin prenyltransferase UbiX, with amino-acid sequence MSRAAGFKPPVTVALTGASGAQYALRLIDVLVASGHEVWVMISKAAHMVIATETDAELPAAPARLVGALRERSGAAEGQIRCFGREDWMAPVASGSGAPSSMVICPCSTGTLSAVATGASNNLIERAADVAIKERRTLVMVPRESPFSPIHLEHMLALSRLGAVILPAAPGFYHRPASVDDLIDFIVARILNQLGIEHALMPRWGEAGESPR; translated from the coding sequence ATGAGCCGGGCGGCGGGCTTCAAGCCGCCGGTGACCGTGGCGCTGACCGGCGCGTCCGGCGCCCAGTACGCCCTGCGCCTGATCGACGTGCTGGTGGCGTCCGGCCACGAGGTCTGGGTGATGATCTCCAAGGCCGCGCACATGGTCATCGCCACCGAAACCGACGCGGAGCTGCCCGCCGCGCCTGCGCGGCTGGTGGGGGCGCTAAGGGAGCGCAGCGGCGCCGCCGAGGGCCAGATCCGCTGCTTTGGCCGGGAGGACTGGATGGCCCCGGTGGCCTCGGGTTCCGGCGCGCCCTCCAGCATGGTGATCTGCCCGTGCTCCACGGGCACGCTCTCGGCGGTGGCCACCGGGGCCAGCAACAACCTGATCGAACGCGCCGCCGACGTTGCCATCAAGGAGCGCCGCACCCTGGTGATGGTGCCCCGGGAAAGCCCTTTTTCGCCGATCCATCTGGAGCACATGCTCGCGCTTTCCCGGCTGGGCGCGGTGATCCTGCCGGCGGCGCCGGGGTTCTATCATCGCCCGGCGTCGGTTGACGATCTGATCGACTTCATCGTCGCGCGCATTCTCAACCAGCTGGGCATCGAACATGCGCTGATGCCGCGCTGGGGCGAGGCCGGCGAATCGCCGCGCTGA
- a CDS encoding LysE family translocator, with translation MLSPATLSVFVPTFLLVSLTPGMCMTLAMVLGMTQGVKRTLWMMIGELLGVGTVAVAAGAGVAALMLKSPEAFVLFKWAGGAYLAYLGLMMWRSRGRMAIPDEFSAGDRAARSTLFVQGFITAIANPKGWAFLMVLLPPFLDDGRALGPQLAMLVAVILTIEFVCLVLYATGGKTLRQLLARGAGVRLLNRISGTLMVGVGLWLALG, from the coding sequence ATGCTGTCCCCCGCCACGCTGTCGGTTTTTGTGCCCACCTTTTTACTGGTGTCGCTGACGCCGGGCATGTGCATGACACTTGCCATGGTGCTGGGCATGACCCAGGGCGTGAAGCGTACCCTGTGGATGATGATCGGCGAGCTTCTGGGCGTGGGTACCGTGGCCGTCGCGGCGGGTGCCGGGGTGGCCGCGCTGATGCTCAAGAGCCCGGAAGCGTTTGTGCTGTTCAAGTGGGCGGGCGGGGCCTATCTGGCGTACCTGGGGCTCATGATGTGGCGCTCGCGCGGGCGCATGGCGATCCCCGACGAGTTCAGCGCCGGCGACAGGGCGGCCCGGAGCACGCTGTTCGTCCAGGGCTTCATCACCGCCATTGCCAATCCCAAGGGCTGGGCGTTTCTGATGGTGCTGCTGCCGCCGTTTCTCGACGACGGCCGAGCGCTGGGGCCTCAGCTTGCCATGCTGGTGGCGGTCATTCTGACCATCGAGTTTGTCTGCCTGGTGCTCTACGCCACCGGCGGCAAGACGCTGCGCCAGCTGCTGGCCCGAGGAGCCGGGGTGCGCCTGCTCAACCGTATCTCCGGCACGCTGATGGTGGGCGTGGGGCTGTGGCTGGCGCTGGGCTGA
- a CDS encoding glutaredoxin family protein: protein MRIVIRYFFRGLRLVLAPVMLISEKLSTPKSVERSKAEQAEVDRACDKLALYQFRTCPFCIKVRKEMARLGLDIERRDAQLDPERKQELKEGGGRVKVPCLRIENDDGRVEWLYESDDINAYLHRRFGAA, encoded by the coding sequence ATGCGTATTGTAATCCGCTATTTCTTCCGCGGCCTGCGCCTGGTGCTGGCGCCGGTGATGCTCATTTCCGAAAAGCTCTCCACGCCGAAATCGGTCGAGCGCAGCAAGGCCGAGCAGGCCGAGGTCGACCGCGCCTGCGACAAGCTCGCGCTCTACCAGTTTCGCACCTGCCCGTTCTGCATCAAGGTGCGCAAGGAAATGGCCCGGCTGGGCCTGGATATCGAGCGCCGTGACGCCCAGCTCGACCCCGAGCGCAAGCAGGAGCTCAAGGAAGGCGGCGGCCGGGTCAAGGTCCCCTGCCTGCGCATCGAAAACGACGACGGCCGCGTCGAATGGCTATACGAGTCCGACGACATCAACGCCTATCTCCATCGCCGCTTCGGCGCTGCCTGA